In one Grus americana isolate bGruAme1 chromosome 1, bGruAme1.mat, whole genome shotgun sequence genomic region, the following are encoded:
- the ASCL1 gene encoding achaete-scute homolog 1, with product MASGSPARMASGAGQPPFLQPACFFAAAVAAAAAAPPGPPPGAPPPQLSPAGGQPSPGGKPSAPRAAKRQRSASPELMRCKRRLNFSGFGYSLPQQQPAAVARRNERERNRVKLVNLGFATLREHVPNGAANKKMSKVETLRSAVEYIRALQQLLDEHDAVSAAFQAGVLSPTISPSYSHDMNSMAGSPVSSYSSDEGSYDPLSPEEQELLDFTSWF from the coding sequence ATGGCCAGCGGCAGCCCCGCCAGGATGGCCAGCGGCGCCGGGCAGCCGCCCTTCCTGCAGCCGGCGTGCTTCTTCGCTGCGGCggtggccgccgccgccgccgccccgccggggccgccgccgggggcgccgccgccgcagctGAGCCCGGCGGGCGGGCAGCCGTCGCCGGGCGGCAAGCCCTCTGCGCCGCGGGCCGCCAAGCGGCAGCGCTCGGCCTCGCCGGAGCTGATGCGCTGCAAGCGGCGGCTCAACTTCAGCGGCTTCGGGTACAGCctgccgcagcagcagccggcgGCCGTGGCGCGGCGCAACGAGCGGGAGCGCAACCGGGTGAAGCTGGTGAACCTGGGCTTCGCCACCCTGCGGGAGCACGTCCCCAACGGCGCCGCCAACAAGAAGATGAGCAAAGTGGAGACGCTCCGCTCCGCCGTCGAGTACATCCGcgccctgcagcagctgctcgaCGAGCACGACGCCGTCAGCGCCGCCTTCCAGGCCGGCGTCCTCTCTCCCACCATCTCGCCCAGCTACTCCCACGACATGAACTCCATGGCGGGCTCCCCCGTCTCCTCCTACTCCTCCGACGAAGGCTCCTACGACCCGCTCAGCCCcgaggagcaggagctgctcgACTTCACCAGCTGGTTCTGA